In Sphaeramia orbicularis chromosome 12, fSphaOr1.1, whole genome shotgun sequence, the following proteins share a genomic window:
- the LOC115430313 gene encoding arrestin domain-containing protein 3-like gives MVLGKVRALAIYFDSLNENNLPAYSGGDLVSGRVVVEVTGDVRVKSLDITARGVAKVRWTESRNAGANTAYTQNYTEEVEYLHHYDTLIGEERDEDCPEEGLTVLHAGLHEFAFSFNLPQMALATSFEGKHGSVRYWVKAELHRPWLLPVKVKKEFIVFEHIDINTPLLLAPQAGTKEKTLCCWFCASGPISLSAKIERKGYTPGESIQIFAEVENCSSRVVVPKAALYQTQTFFAKGKGKQIEQLVSNLRGDPLPQGKSQSWEGKLLKIPPVSPSILDCPIIRVEYALVVYVDVPGGLNLSLSLPLVIGTIPLHACATRTSSISSNCSTLNWLGLTERPEAPPSYSDLAISESHRRDCLQGCDRSDEEGEEQGSVLTYITEFRYLPPPLYSEVDPYPDPVEVCGASDVRRPDACPSR, from the exons ATGGTACTGGGCAAAGTGAGGGCCTTGGCAATCTACTTTGACAGTCTGAATGAGAACAACCTGCCGGCGTACTCCGGTGGGGACCTGGTGTCAGGgagggtggtggtggaggtgacCGGGGATGTGCGGGTCAAGAGTCTGGATATAACCGCAAGAGGAGTCGCCAAGGTCCGATGGACGGAGTCTCGGAACGCCGGGGCCAACACGGCTTACACTCAGAACTACACGGAGGAGGTGGAATATCTCCACCACTACGACACTTTGATAGGAGAGGAGAGAG atgaggACTGTCCAGAGGAAGGCCTGACTGTTCTGCATGCAGGCTTACACGAGTTTGCGTTCAGCTTCAACCTGCCTCAGAT GGCCTTGGCCACTTCCTTTGAAGGGAAGCATGGCAGTGTGAGGTACTGGGTGAAAGCTGAACTGCACCGTCCATGGCTGCTCCCTGTGAAAGTCAAGAAAGAGTTCATTGTGTTTGAACACATCGACATCAACACGCCGCTGCTGCTG GCCCCTCAGGCTGGTACCAAGGAGAAGACACTGTGCTGCTGGTTCTGCGCTTCAGGACCAATCTCCCTCAGTGCCAAGATCGAACGAAAGGGCTACACACCAG GTGAGTCTATCCAAATCTTTGCCGAGGTGGAGAACTGCTCGTCCCGCGTCGTGGTGCCCAAGGCAGCGCTGTACCAGACGCAAACCTTTTTTGCTAAGGGCAAGGGGAAGCAGATCGAGCAGCTGGTGTCCAATTTGCGAGGAGACCCTCTGCCACAGGGGAAGAGCCAGAGCTGGGAGGGCAAACTGCTCAAGATACCTCCAGTATCCCCTTCCATCCTGGACTGCCCCATCATCAGAGTGGAGTACGCACTGGTG GTGTATGTGGACGTTCCTGGGGGGTTGAATTTGTCTCTCTCATTGCCGCTGGTGATCGGGACCATACCTCTTCATGCTTGCGCCACTCGTACATCCAGTATCAGCAGCAACTGCAGCACTTTGAACTGGCTGGGCCTGACAGAGAGACCCGAAG CACCGCCAAGCTACAGTGACCTGGCAATATCAGAGTCTCACAGGAGGGATTGTCTGCAGGGCTGTGATAGGTCCGACgaggagggagaggagcaggGATCTGTGCTAACATACATCACAGAGTTCAGATATCTGCCCCCGCCACTCTACTCAGAG GTTGACCCGTACCCTGACCCCGTGGAGGTGTGCGGGGCTTCGGATGTCAGGAGACCTGACGCGTGCCCATCCCGCTGA